Proteins encoded by one window of Chryseobacterium sp. POL2:
- a CDS encoding 4'-phosphopantetheinyl transferase family protein, which produces MPLYKDFSDDKAKILIWKFDENEHLDINTLLEPENYNKVKDYHPKKINEFLMVRKMLLELLPGYKILYKENGEPFLEPSDYNISISHSFPLAAIAISKMKVGIDLELKKEKIKHIRHKFVLHENDFINNDAEVDFLTAIWSVKESLYKIHHSKYWSLKKHYDIQSFEPSENFNVKARVYDQNFEDVFEVKVRRLGDYYFSVVLE; this is translated from the coding sequence ATGCCTTTGTACAAAGATTTTTCTGATGATAAAGCCAAAATTCTGATTTGGAAATTTGACGAAAACGAACATCTAGATATCAATACTTTATTAGAACCCGAAAATTATAATAAAGTCAAAGATTATCATCCCAAAAAAATTAATGAATTTTTGATGGTGCGTAAGATGCTACTGGAATTGTTGCCGGGTTATAAAATTTTATACAAAGAAAATGGCGAACCTTTTTTGGAACCCAGCGACTACAATATTTCCATAAGTCATTCTTTCCCATTAGCTGCCATTGCGATTTCAAAGATGAAAGTTGGCATCGACCTCGAACTCAAAAAAGAAAAAATAAAACACATTCGCCACAAATTTGTCCTTCACGAAAACGACTTTATAAATAATGATGCGGAAGTCGATTTTTTAACTGCGATCTGGAGTGTCAAAGAATCTTTGTACAAAATCCACCATTCCAAATATTGGTCTTTGAAAAAACATTACGACATCCAAAGTTTTGAACCAAGCGAAAATTTTAATGTGAAAGCCCGCGTCTATGACCAGAATTTTGAAGATGTTTTCGAAGTCAAGGTGAGAAGGCTTGGTGATTATTATTTTTCGGTCGTTTTGGAATAA